ATCGCGTATCGCCGTCATGGACTTGAACAAGCCGCCCGGCGTGAGAGCGCATACCACCTCGCGCATCTCGCTTTCCATTAATCCCATGGCAAGCCCGCCCTCAAGCGCCGTCGCCGTGAACACCCTGTTCGCCGGGTCAGCGGTAATGAGCTGGATCGCGGCCAGGGAGTAGTGCGGCTTGCGTTTCTCCATAAGCGAATTATAACCTGTCAGGTTAGTAATCCGCAAGGTTAATTAAGGACACTTTGTGAATTTCAGGAAAATCGGGATGTACAATGAAGTCAACGCCGGAAAAGGCTATCCGGCGGTGGGGATATATTCTCCCATGGAGATGATCGCAAATGACCGGCAAGAAGAAATTTGATTGCGTCCAGATGAAGCGGAGCGCCCAGGAAAGGACATACCTGGAGACCCGGGGCATGTCGGACGTGGAGCTGCTGGCATACTGGAAAAAGAAGGAAAGGGAATTCCGAAGCGGAGTCAATCCCTTTTTTAGTTGAAACTCCCGGCATGACCGTCACGCCGCTTTCACCATTATCTTCCCCGCCAGAGCCCGTTTCATGATCTCACGCAGTTCTGGCAGGTGTTTATAACCGCTCACTTTCCTCAACCTGG
This window of the Nitrospinota bacterium genome carries:
- a CDS encoding type II toxin-antitoxin system MqsR family toxin, which translates into the protein MEKRKPHYSLAAIQLITADPANRVFTATALEGGLAMGLMESEMREVVCALTPGGLFKSMTAIRDHKVWQDVYHAMTPVGVMAYIKITGYKDGRPPVIQFKRLEDER